A DNA window from Chitinibacter fontanus contains the following coding sequences:
- a CDS encoding YicC/YloC family endoribonuclease codes for MTGYASSQRELSHGVLAVELRAVNHRFLDLSLRLPEEFRALEGAIREKLTGCLNRGKLECRVNFNAKEGSASQLRLNNALVAELLRLADQVKEHQATAGDLRMGELLRWPGVIESDALPSEVLQSTALEILDLALDDFLASRAREGEKLAVILLARADEMEQVLAEIKPRLPQIIEEYESKLKQRFIDAIGTADDDRIRQELVLFAQKVDVQEEVDRLHTHIAELRRIVKTGGNAGKRLDFLMQELNREANTFGSKSVSVDTTKVAMALKVLIEQMREQIQNIE; via the coding sequence ATGACCGGCTACGCTAGTAGTCAACGCGAATTATCCCATGGTGTTTTGGCGGTGGAGTTGCGTGCCGTCAATCATCGGTTTTTAGATCTAAGTCTGCGTTTACCAGAGGAATTTCGTGCGCTTGAAGGGGCTATTCGTGAAAAGCTTACCGGTTGCCTTAATCGTGGCAAATTAGAGTGCCGTGTTAATTTCAACGCAAAAGAAGGTTCCGCGAGCCAGTTGCGCCTAAACAACGCTTTGGTGGCTGAATTGCTGCGCCTTGCAGACCAAGTCAAGGAGCATCAAGCTACCGCAGGGGATTTGCGGATGGGTGAGTTGTTACGCTGGCCCGGAGTGATTGAGTCGGATGCGTTGCCGAGTGAAGTATTGCAAAGTACCGCTCTGGAAATTCTGGATTTGGCACTAGATGACTTTTTAGCTTCCCGAGCTCGCGAAGGTGAAAAGCTGGCAGTGATTCTGCTCGCTCGTGCTGATGAAATGGAACAGGTGCTAGCCGAAATTAAGCCACGCCTGCCGCAAATTATTGAAGAATACGAAAGCAAACTTAAGCAGCGTTTTATTGATGCAATCGGCACAGCGGATGATGATCGCATCCGTCAAGAATTGGTGCTGTTTGCCCAGAAAGTCGATGTGCAAGAAGAAGTTGATCGTCTGCACACACATATTGCCGAATTGCGTCGCATCGTAAAAACGGGTGGCAATGCGGGTAAACGTCTTGATTTTCTAATGCAGGAACTTAATCGAGAAGCCAATACGTTTGGCTCAAAATCGGTTTCTGTCGATACCACTAAAGTGGCCATGGCGCTGAAAGTACTCATCGAGCAAATGCGTGAGCAAATTCAGAACATCGAGTAA
- a CDS encoding serine/threonine protein kinase, giving the protein MATPSNQPLSRGFQLQNYTIAKLLSAGGFSIVYLAHDENDYPVAIKEYLPNSLALRKEGVAVQATSDENIALFRHGLKCFFEEGKTLARIQHPNIVRVLNFFRANETVYMVMEYERGRTLQKEIQLNHEREGVDEKLIRSVFYNLLNGLREVHLNKLLHLDIKPANIYIRKDGSPVLLDFGSARQTLTTEHSRLTPMYTPGFAAPEQYRRKDQLGPWTDIYGVGASMFACIAGTAPQASDAREKEDKVQRLELLYGDRYSPELLNLIHQCISVDPTQRPQSVLQIQKALLETGSPPNKKSNLLNSIKRKWQDITRPKRKGEE; this is encoded by the coding sequence ATGGCCACCCCTAGCAATCAACCGCTTTCACGCGGTTTTCAATTACAAAACTATACGATTGCCAAGCTACTCTCAGCCGGCGGGTTCAGTATTGTCTATTTGGCGCATGATGAAAACGACTATCCGGTCGCCATCAAGGAATATCTCCCCAATTCTCTGGCTTTGCGCAAAGAAGGTGTCGCGGTACAAGCGACAAGCGACGAAAACATCGCCCTTTTCCGTCACGGCTTGAAGTGCTTTTTTGAAGAAGGCAAAACGCTAGCGCGCATCCAGCACCCGAATATTGTCCGCGTACTCAATTTTTTTCGCGCCAATGAAACCGTTTACATGGTGATGGAATATGAGCGTGGCCGCACCTTGCAAAAAGAAATTCAGCTCAATCATGAGCGCGAAGGTGTCGATGAAAAGCTGATCCGCAGCGTGTTTTACAACCTGCTCAATGGCTTGCGTGAGGTGCATCTGAATAAGCTGCTGCACTTAGACATTAAGCCTGCCAATATTTATATCCGCAAGGATGGCTCTCCGGTATTGCTGGATTTTGGCTCAGCACGCCAAACCCTGACTACCGAGCATTCCCGTCTAACGCCGATGTACACCCCCGGCTTTGCCGCGCCAGAGCAATATCGCCGCAAAGATCAGCTAGGCCCTTGGACCGATATTTATGGCGTGGGCGCTTCGATGTTTGCTTGTATTGCTGGCACGGCACCACAGGCGTCAGATGCACGGGAAAAAGAAGATAAAGTACAGCGCCTTGAGCTACTGTACGGCGATCGCTACTCGCCAGAGTTACTTAATCTGATTCATCAATGCATTTCGGTCGACCCCACCCAACGCCCGCAAAGCGTGTTGCAAATTCAAAAAGCGCTGCTCGAAACCGGCTCGCCACCGAATAAGAAATCCAATTTGCTCAACTCGATTAAACGCAAATGGCAAGATATCACTCGCCCGAAACGCAAAGGTGAAGAATGA
- a CDS encoding PP2C family protein-serine/threonine phosphatase encodes MKFTVFQDSRKGGREYNQDRVGYSYSRDALLLVIADGMGGHLHGEVAAQITVELLSDQFQKKAAPIIASPAQFLADALLNCHEAIYNYAIAQHLLEIPRTTVVACIIQDDMAYWAHVGDSRLYLIRDGYTIAQTRDHSKVQKLVESGVITADQALNHAEKNKIYNCLGGTLMPDIDIGGRVALHDGDCIMLCTDGLWGSLADDEITHFLSSFPVMFAVPQLLDKAELRGGKFGDNLTALAINWHDGDLSEDPSFVSTVKLDQNTISTHIDPLGANSTPNISDEDIEKAIAEIQAAINKYSK; translated from the coding sequence ATGAAATTTACCGTTTTTCAAGATAGTCGCAAGGGTGGCCGCGAATACAATCAAGATCGCGTAGGATATTCGTACAGCAGAGATGCTTTATTGCTGGTGATCGCTGATGGGATGGGGGGGCACTTGCATGGCGAGGTAGCAGCACAAATCACCGTCGAACTACTGAGTGACCAGTTCCAAAAAAAAGCCGCGCCAATTATTGCTAGCCCAGCGCAATTTCTGGCCGATGCACTGCTCAATTGCCATGAAGCCATTTATAACTACGCCATCGCCCAGCATTTGCTAGAAATCCCCCGCACCACGGTCGTGGCCTGCATTATTCAGGACGATATGGCTTATTGGGCACACGTTGGCGATTCGCGGCTTTATCTAATCCGCGATGGCTATACTATCGCCCAAACACGTGATCACTCAAAAGTCCAAAAACTGGTTGAATCGGGTGTCATTACCGCTGATCAAGCCCTGAATCACGCGGAAAAAAACAAGATCTACAATTGCTTGGGCGGCACGCTGATGCCCGATATTGATATTGGTGGCAGAGTTGCTTTGCATGATGGCGATTGTATTATGCTGTGCACCGATGGTTTATGGGGCTCTTTGGCCGATGATGAAATCACTCATTTCCTGAGCTCCTTCCCTGTGATGTTTGCCGTACCGCAATTACTGGACAAAGCCGAGCTACGGGGCGGTAAATTTGGTGACAATCTAACGGCGCTGGCCATCAATTGGCACGATGGTGATCTCAGTGAAGACCCGAGCTTTGTCTCAACAGTGAAGTTAGACCAAAATACCATCAGCACCCACATCGACCCGCTTGGGGCTAATTCAACCCCCAATATCAGTGATGAAGATATCGAAAAAGCCATTGCTGAAATTCAAGCAGCAATCAATAAATACTCTAAATAA
- a CDS encoding alkaline phosphatase — MKKTLIAAVMVSAFASVATPALAAGEAKNVIFFLGDGMGPTTVTAARIYKYKEEGELNMEKLDGKTRTARVKTYSNDAQTTDSAPSMAAYMTGVKMNNEVLSMSSDTKAIKPTGADSNCPATGNGQPVDTILELAKAKGKAVGSITTTSVTHATPAATYAHICHRDAENTIAAQAAVGGVGYNTKLGDGLDVLMGGGLNFFKPTAAGGKRTDGRDLVAEMKAKGYTFAATGTELAAIDGKNTNKLLGLFNKSHLEYELDRTKKNINEPSLSAMTLKAIDVLGKKPEGFFLMVEGGRIDHALHGTNAKRVLEDAIAFDNAIKAALDEMQKRDPGLKNTLIVVTADHDHTMTFNGYGKRGSNILGTVKDYKTGAELKDVYGNNYTTLVFGNGPNRKPVRTNLIEGSADATQVLHDDYLQETGVKLSSETHGGGDVMLFATGAGAASKTFKGTIDNTKVFTLMKSAFGF; from the coding sequence ATGAAAAAAACTTTAATTGCTGCCGTTATGGTGTCTGCCTTTGCGTCAGTTGCGACTCCTGCGCTTGCCGCTGGTGAAGCGAAAAATGTTATCTTCTTCCTCGGTGATGGTATGGGCCCGACCACTGTTACCGCTGCACGTATCTACAAATACAAGGAAGAAGGCGAGTTGAATATGGAAAAGCTGGACGGTAAAACCCGTACAGCTCGCGTAAAAACCTATTCAAACGATGCACAAACGACCGACTCAGCGCCTTCAATGGCGGCCTACATGACCGGCGTGAAAATGAATAACGAAGTGTTGTCGATGTCATCGGATACCAAGGCGATCAAGCCTACTGGCGCGGATAGCAATTGCCCAGCTACGGGTAATGGTCAGCCGGTTGATACCATTCTTGAATTGGCCAAAGCAAAAGGTAAAGCGGTTGGTTCTATTACCACCACGAGCGTAACTCACGCTACACCAGCCGCAACTTATGCGCATATTTGCCATCGTGATGCAGAGAACACGATTGCAGCGCAAGCGGCTGTTGGCGGTGTTGGTTATAACACCAAGCTCGGTGATGGTCTGGATGTATTGATGGGTGGTGGTTTGAATTTCTTCAAGCCAACTGCGGCTGGCGGCAAACGGACAGATGGCCGTGATTTGGTCGCAGAAATGAAGGCCAAGGGTTACACCTTTGCTGCAACTGGCACTGAGCTGGCGGCGATTGATGGCAAAAACACCAACAAATTGTTGGGGCTCTTCAATAAAAGCCATCTGGAATATGAGCTAGATCGCACAAAGAAAAACATCAACGAGCCAAGTTTGTCAGCGATGACGCTCAAAGCGATTGATGTATTGGGCAAAAAACCGGAAGGTTTCTTCCTGATGGTGGAAGGTGGCCGTATTGACCATGCTTTGCACGGCACCAATGCTAAACGCGTGCTGGAAGACGCGATTGCGTTTGATAACGCAATCAAAGCTGCTTTGGATGAAATGCAAAAACGCGATCCAGGCCTGAAAAATACCTTGATCGTTGTGACTGCTGACCATGATCACACCATGACTTTCAATGGTTACGGTAAGCGTGGCAGCAACATCCTCGGTACCGTGAAGGACTACAAAACTGGCGCTGAGTTAAAAGACGTGTATGGCAACAATTACACCACGCTGGTGTTTGGTAATGGCCCGAACCGTAAACCGGTACGTACCAACCTGATCGAGGGTAGCGCAGACGCAACGCAGGTCTTGCATGATGATTATCTACAAGAAACCGGTGTTAAGTTATCCAGCGAGACGCATGGTGGCGGTGACGTGATGTTGTTTGCTACCGGCGCTGGTGCTGCGTCGAAAACCTTCAAAGGTACGATCGACAATACCAAAGTATTTACCTTAATGAAGAGTGCATTTGGCTTCTAA
- a CDS encoding alkaline phosphatase — MKKLLLCSAVSLALTACGGGGSGATQTSTSTSTSTNTTTSTAAAPKNILFFLGDGMGLTTMTAARIYSVGEDGELTMDQLPETAFVKTYSNDAQVTDSAPSMAAYMTGVKMNNEVISMTPETVAKDPTKDLTSNCGSNNGKPVTTMLELAKAAGLATGVVTTTRVTHATPAATYAHVCHRDAENTIAAQLVPAGDGMGYNDKLIDGVDVVFGGGSQFFKPTSAGGKRTDGRDLIAEMKGNDYSFASNKAEFDKLDPKTAKKMFGLFSSSHMSYDLDRDPSKEPSLAEMAVKAIQGLQKNSKGMFLMVEGGRIDHALHETTAKKALQDAVAFDNAIKAAIAEVKKTDPELKNTLIVVTADHDHTLVLNGYAARTGKSSSANPGVLGLLRNYTDGSIAKDSDGMPYTIIGFGNGENRANGDRKSFAALTDAAVFANTYHQEAVIQVGAGSETHGGTNVFLGAMGKNADSFAGVIDNTKVFSLIRAAVGL, encoded by the coding sequence ATGAAAAAACTACTTTTATGTTCAGCTGTCTCTTTAGCTCTGACCGCATGTGGCGGTGGTGGCTCTGGGGCGACACAAACTTCGACTTCAACATCGACGTCTACCAATACCACAACTTCAACGGCTGCTGCACCGAAGAATATTCTGTTCTTCTTGGGTGACGGTATGGGCCTGACCACCATGACGGCGGCGCGGATTTACTCGGTCGGTGAAGACGGCGAATTGACGATGGATCAATTGCCAGAAACCGCATTCGTTAAAACCTATTCTAACGATGCTCAAGTTACTGATTCAGCGCCATCCATGGCGGCGTACATGACTGGCGTGAAGATGAATAATGAAGTCATCTCAATGACGCCAGAAACGGTAGCGAAAGATCCAACCAAAGACTTAACTAGCAACTGTGGCAGCAATAATGGCAAGCCTGTAACAACCATGTTGGAGCTGGCCAAAGCTGCTGGTCTGGCGACAGGTGTGGTGACCACGACGCGCGTAACGCATGCAACCCCAGCAGCGACCTATGCTCACGTATGTCACCGTGATGCAGAAAATACCATTGCTGCGCAATTGGTACCTGCTGGTGACGGCATGGGTTACAACGACAAGCTGATTGATGGTGTCGATGTGGTCTTCGGCGGTGGTAGCCAATTCTTCAAACCGACTAGCGCGGGTGGTAAACGCACAGACGGCCGTGATCTGATTGCAGAAATGAAGGGCAATGATTACAGCTTCGCGAGTAATAAAGCTGAATTCGATAAGCTAGACCCAAAAACAGCTAAGAAAATGTTTGGTTTATTTAGCTCTAGCCACATGAGCTATGACTTGGATCGTGATCCAAGCAAAGAGCCAAGCTTGGCTGAAATGGCGGTAAAAGCGATTCAAGGCCTGCAAAAAAATAGTAAAGGGATGTTCTTGATGGTAGAAGGCGGGCGTATCGATCACGCCTTGCATGAAACCACCGCGAAGAAAGCCCTGCAGGACGCTGTAGCCTTCGATAATGCGATCAAAGCTGCAATTGCAGAAGTGAAGAAAACCGATCCTGAGCTGAAAAATACTCTGATCGTAGTGACTGCTGACCATGATCACACCTTGGTGCTGAACGGCTACGCGGCTCGTACAGGCAAATCATCCAGCGCAAACCCTGGCGTATTGGGCCTGCTACGTAACTACACCGATGGCTCAATCGCTAAAGATAGCGATGGCATGCCGTATACGATTATCGGATTCGGTAATGGTGAAAATCGCGCCAATGGTGATCGTAAATCCTTCGCGGCACTGACTGATGCAGCTGTATTTGCTAATACCTACCACCAAGAAGCGGTGATTCAAGTGGGCGCCGGTAGTGAAACGCACGGTGGTACCAACGTGTTCTTGGGTGCCATGGGCAAAAATGCAGACTCGTTTGCTGGTGTAATCGACAACACCAAAGTCTTTTCGCTGATTCGCGCTGCGGTTGGCCTGTAA
- the mltG gene encoding endolytic transglycosylase MltG, with protein sequence MLGFAVLILAMGIGLGAAWFYSWSTEPQPKPAAGAVVLQPGSVQSLANQLKEQGAIDSAPLFTWLARVSGKDTQLKAGRYRITADISPWLLLRKLAKGDTDELMVTIVEGWNWRDVRKALNAHPQLKHDSAKLSDAEILAQLGITASSPEGLFFPETYQIEAGSSDLKLLARANRLLQKKLDETWAQRKEGLPLKDPYEVLILASLVEKETGRASDRPMVAGVFINRLKLGMRLQTDPAVIYGVGEAFTGDITKAHLKTDTPYNTYTRNGLTPTPIAMVGEAALRAAVQPADTSALYFVARGDGSSQFSNTLDEHNAAVRKYLSK encoded by the coding sequence ATGCTTGGTTTTGCAGTTTTGATTTTGGCTATGGGGATTGGGCTTGGGGCGGCTTGGTTTTATAGCTGGTCCACCGAACCTCAACCCAAACCCGCCGCGGGAGCTGTCGTGCTACAGCCCGGCTCGGTGCAGAGTTTGGCCAATCAATTGAAAGAGCAGGGCGCGATCGATTCGGCACCGTTGTTTACTTGGTTGGCACGCGTCAGCGGTAAAGACACTCAATTGAAAGCTGGGCGTTATCGTATTACTGCCGATATTTCTCCGTGGCTGTTATTGCGCAAACTGGCCAAAGGCGATACGGACGAGCTGATGGTGACGATTGTCGAGGGCTGGAACTGGCGCGATGTGCGTAAGGCTTTGAATGCCCATCCGCAACTCAAGCACGATAGCGCCAAGCTTAGCGATGCCGAAATTTTGGCGCAGTTGGGTATCACGGCCAGCTCGCCTGAGGGGCTGTTTTTCCCTGAAACCTATCAGATCGAGGCGGGTAGCTCGGATCTGAAACTTTTGGCGCGCGCCAATCGATTGTTGCAAAAAAAGCTGGATGAAACGTGGGCACAGCGCAAAGAAGGCTTACCGCTGAAAGACCCGTATGAAGTATTAATTTTGGCTTCGCTGGTCGAAAAAGAAACAGGGCGTGCCAGTGATCGCCCAATGGTTGCTGGGGTATTTATTAATCGGCTCAAGCTTGGGATGCGCTTGCAAACAGATCCTGCGGTGATTTATGGTGTGGGTGAGGCGTTTACCGGCGACATTACCAAAGCGCATCTAAAAACCGACACCCCGTATAACACCTATACTCGCAATGGCCTGACGCCAACGCCAATTGCCATGGTGGGGGAGGCCGCGCTGCGCGCAGCGGTGCAACCTGCAGATACCTCCGCCCTGTATTTTGTCGCAAGAGGTGATGGGTCTAGCCAATTTTCTAATACCCTAGATGAGCATAATGCGGCGGTGCGGAAATACCTATCAAAATGA
- a CDS encoding ATP-dependent DNA helicase yields MTLEEAFANDGPFSVAFPGYKLRQPQLEMAQAVAKAIDEHGQLIAEAGTGTGKTFAYLVPALLSGGKTIVSTGTKTLQDQLFNRDIPSVRDVLKVPVTVALLKGRSNYVCHYHLERAEHEGRFMRREDVVDLQKVKRYAASTQSGDKASCQGVPEDAPIWSHVTSTRDNCLGQDCPSHKECFVLKARREAQEADVVVVNHHLFFADVWLRDEGAGELLPACNTVIFDEAHQLPEVASLFFGDTLTSGQVVELARDARAEALVVAKDFIELPNAAEALEKAAKDVRLVFKEPLRLPQHELKERFGGFFTQLSVMQDKLKTVAQLLAKQAERAEGLEKCQQRASEMLTLLDHWLEEDSKDTVHWIDVTQHSFLLHVTPLNIADLFQKQINMNPRAWIFASATLAVNNQFTHFQHELGLWKAETATWDSPFDYKQQAVLYVPQDMPSPNTPGYTQAVVEKAWPLLQSTQGHAFLLFTSLKAMCEAHELVLEKLKDANLDWPVFLQGTTSRTELLDQFRRAPNAILVASQTFWEGIDVRGEQLSLVVIDKLPFSPPDDPVLSARMEQITKAGRSPFMDYQLPNATITLKQGAGRLIRDETDIGILMIADTRLVEKQYGKMIWRSLPPMFRSRELANVQKFYAVKQAEKMQQGIEHSGDEA; encoded by the coding sequence ATGACTCTTGAAGAAGCTTTTGCCAACGATGGCCCGTTTTCTGTGGCTTTCCCCGGCTATAAATTGCGCCAGCCGCAGCTGGAAATGGCGCAGGCGGTGGCCAAGGCCATTGATGAGCACGGCCAGCTGATTGCCGAGGCGGGCACGGGCACAGGTAAAACTTTTGCCTATTTAGTGCCTGCGTTGCTGTCGGGCGGTAAAACGATCGTGTCGACCGGCACCAAAACGCTGCAAGATCAGCTGTTTAACCGCGATATTCCGAGCGTGCGCGATGTCTTAAAAGTGCCGGTAACGGTGGCGCTGCTGAAAGGTCGCTCCAACTACGTTTGCCACTATCATCTGGAGCGTGCCGAGCATGAAGGGCGCTTTATGCGCCGCGAAGACGTGGTTGATTTGCAAAAGGTCAAACGCTACGCGGCCAGCACGCAATCGGGCGATAAAGCGTCTTGCCAAGGCGTGCCCGAAGATGCGCCGATCTGGTCGCACGTGACCAGCACGCGCGATAATTGCCTCGGCCAAGATTGCCCGAGCCACAAAGAATGTTTCGTCCTCAAAGCGCGGCGCGAGGCGCAGGAAGCCGACGTGGTGGTGGTCAATCACCATCTGTTTTTTGCCGATGTTTGGCTGCGTGACGAGGGGGCGGGCGAATTGCTACCGGCGTGCAATACGGTGATTTTCGACGAGGCGCACCAATTGCCGGAAGTTGCGAGCCTGTTTTTTGGCGATACGCTGACCAGCGGCCAAGTGGTTGAATTAGCGCGCGACGCGCGCGCCGAAGCTTTGGTCGTCGCCAAAGATTTTATCGAATTACCCAACGCCGCCGAGGCGTTGGAAAAAGCTGCTAAAGACGTGCGACTGGTGTTTAAAGAGCCGCTGCGCTTGCCGCAACATGAACTCAAAGAGCGCTTTGGGGGATTTTTCACTCAATTGAGCGTGATGCAGGACAAGCTCAAAACCGTGGCGCAATTGCTCGCCAAACAGGCCGAGCGCGCCGAAGGGCTGGAAAAGTGCCAGCAACGCGCGTCCGAAATGCTCACGCTGCTCGATCATTGGCTCGAAGAAGACAGCAAGGATACGGTGCACTGGATCGACGTGACGCAGCACAGCTTTCTACTGCACGTCACGCCGCTCAATATCGCCGATTTATTCCAGAAACAAATCAATATGAATCCACGGGCGTGGATTTTTGCCTCGGCCACGCTGGCGGTGAATAATCAATTTACCCATTTTCAGCACGAATTAGGACTGTGGAAAGCCGAAACGGCCACGTGGGATAGCCCCTTCGATTACAAGCAACAAGCGGTACTGTATGTGCCGCAAGACATGCCCAGCCCTAATACACCAGGCTATACCCAGGCTGTGGTCGAAAAAGCCTGGCCGTTGTTGCAGTCCACCCAAGGCCATGCTTTCTTGCTGTTTACCAGCCTAAAAGCCATGTGCGAAGCGCACGAGCTGGTGCTGGAGAAATTGAAAGACGCCAATCTTGATTGGCCGGTGTTTTTGCAAGGCACGACATCGCGCACTGAATTACTTGATCAATTTCGCCGCGCACCGAACGCGATTTTGGTCGCTAGCCAGACGTTTTGGGAAGGCATCGACGTACGCGGGGAACAATTATCCTTGGTCGTGATCGATAAGTTGCCGTTCTCGCCACCGGATGATCCGGTGTTGTCGGCGCGGATGGAGCAAATCACCAAAGCTGGGCGTAGCCCGTTTATGGATTATCAACTGCCGAACGCGACGATCACGCTCAAGCAGGGCGCGGGGCGGTTGATTCGTGATGAAACCGATATTGGGATCTTGATGATTGCGGATACCCGGCTGGTTGAGAAACAATACGGCAAAATGATCTGGCGTAGCCTGCCGCCGATGTTTCGATCACGCGAGCTGGCGAATGTGCAAAAATTTTATGCAGTGAAACAAGCTGAAAAAATGCAGCAAGGTATAGAACATAGTGGCGACGAAGCGTAA
- a CDS encoding putative bifunctional diguanylate cyclase/phosphodiesterase: MPNTYSDQNGDAKGCPVIESNKPFNLVRFFFILSLLMMLTATLGMAFYLRENTSSQLLRLEKARASSLVQVFENSLWARFKPLTELQPTGEQLRARVQAEHLHDAVVKLMRGTDVIKLKVYNLQGITVFSTDAKQIGEKEDDNDGFKSALANLAVSELAHKHSFDSFERVLVDRDVISTYVPVHGANETVEGVLEIYLDATPFVSESAAQLAWIALTVCLAMLTLFAAQLLVVRHAGKIIRKQANALAQANQELDQRVAARTSELEQANQQLEAEIIERRNAEQRLDDLAHHDPLTQLANRLLFTERLARLLAGMDSMSHKIALLFIDLDRFKDVNDTLGHFVGDQLLVAVTERLIRHVGPNDTLARLGGDEFVYIVSALSDQEHVNQRATELLSLFVQPFELQGNIIYLSASIGISYAPEDGHDVDTLVRNADIAMYQAKAAGRNRFQRYTRQMSAAAEERVLLERYLRHAIEFKELEVHFQAKVDSGSGQLVGAEALARWHSPALGMVAPIRFIPIAEESGLIVALGELILEQTCQQLQQWRTTGFDVPCVSVNVSVKQLELADFPHHLAALLHRYQLPASALELEITESVIMAVDNAIDTLNAIRALGVKLSIDDFGTGYSSLAYLKQLPVQVLKIDRAFVLGIGNGQDNEAIIRTIIGLATSLGLSTVAEGVELQEQIDFLYAEGCQTIQGYFYSKPLNPIAFQQQWRSLNPASPQTQAQI, from the coding sequence ATGCCCAATACCTATAGTGATCAAAACGGCGATGCGAAGGGGTGCCCAGTGATCGAAAGCAATAAACCATTCAATCTGGTGCGTTTTTTCTTCATTCTTTCATTACTGATGATGCTCACGGCAACCTTGGGCATGGCTTTTTATTTGCGAGAAAACACCAGCTCACAACTATTGCGGCTGGAAAAAGCCCGCGCCTCGTCACTGGTACAGGTTTTTGAAAACTCATTATGGGCTCGCTTTAAACCTTTAACTGAGCTTCAGCCCACTGGCGAGCAATTACGAGCGCGCGTTCAGGCCGAGCACCTGCATGATGCCGTGGTGAAATTAATGCGCGGCACCGACGTGATCAAGCTTAAGGTTTACAACTTGCAAGGCATCACCGTGTTCTCTACCGATGCCAAGCAAATTGGCGAAAAGGAAGACGATAATGATGGTTTTAAATCTGCGCTCGCCAATTTGGCGGTGAGCGAATTAGCGCACAAACACAGTTTTGATTCTTTCGAGCGCGTCTTGGTGGATCGCGATGTCATTTCGACTTATGTGCCAGTTCATGGCGCGAACGAAACCGTGGAAGGCGTACTGGAAATTTATTTAGATGCCACGCCTTTCGTTAGCGAGTCTGCCGCACAACTCGCATGGATTGCGCTCACGGTCTGCTTGGCCATGCTCACCTTATTTGCGGCTCAATTATTAGTCGTTCGCCACGCGGGAAAAATCATTCGGAAACAAGCGAATGCGCTGGCACAAGCCAATCAAGAATTAGATCAACGCGTGGCCGCACGCACGTCAGAGCTAGAACAAGCCAATCAACAGCTCGAGGCCGAAATCATCGAGCGACGCAATGCCGAGCAACGATTGGATGATTTGGCACACCACGACCCCCTCACGCAACTAGCTAATCGCTTGCTATTTACCGAGCGCCTGGCCAGATTGCTGGCGGGGATGGATTCAATGTCGCACAAGATCGCGCTGTTGTTTATTGATCTGGATCGCTTTAAAGATGTGAACGATACCCTTGGCCATTTTGTCGGAGATCAACTGCTAGTGGCCGTCACCGAACGGCTCATCCGCCATGTAGGACCAAACGATACGCTAGCTAGGCTTGGCGGCGACGAGTTTGTTTATATTGTGTCTGCGCTTTCCGATCAGGAGCATGTCAACCAACGCGCCACCGAGTTATTAAGTTTGTTTGTGCAGCCATTTGAGCTGCAGGGCAATATCATTTATTTATCAGCCAGCATCGGCATTAGCTACGCCCCTGAGGACGGGCATGATGTTGATACGCTGGTTCGCAATGCTGATATTGCGATGTATCAAGCTAAAGCCGCAGGTAGAAATCGCTTTCAGCGCTATACCCGTCAAATGTCAGCCGCGGCAGAAGAGCGGGTATTGTTAGAGCGCTATCTACGCCATGCCATCGAATTCAAAGAGCTGGAAGTACATTTTCAAGCCAAGGTGGATTCAGGCAGCGGGCAACTGGTAGGAGCCGAAGCGCTCGCACGCTGGCATAGCCCCGCGTTGGGTATGGTCGCACCGATTCGTTTTATTCCTATCGCCGAAGAGTCAGGCTTGATCGTTGCGCTGGGCGAATTAATTCTGGAGCAAACCTGCCAACAATTGCAGCAATGGCGTACGACAGGATTCGACGTGCCTTGCGTGTCGGTCAATGTATCGGTCAAGCAATTAGAGCTGGCAGACTTCCCACACCATTTGGCAGCACTGTTACACCGCTATCAATTACCAGCCAGCGCACTCGAGCTGGAAATCACTGAAAGTGTCATTATGGCCGTTGATAACGCCATCGACACCCTGAATGCCATACGTGCACTGGGCGTCAAATTATCGATCGACGATTTTGGCACAGGCTATTCTTCCCTCGCCTACCTCAAACAATTGCCAGTGCAGGTTTTGAAGATCGATCGGGCCTTTGTGTTGGGGATAGGCAATGGGCAAGATAATGAAGCCATTATCCGCACCATCATCGGTTTGGCTACTAGTCTGGGGCTAAGTACCGTCGCCGAAGGCGTTGAGCTACAAGAGCAAATTGACTTCCTATACGCTGAGGGCTGCCAAACGATACAGGGCTATTTTTATAGCAAACCGCTTAATCCAATCGCTTTTCAGCAGCAATGGCGCAGCCTCAATCCAGCCAGCCCGCAAACACAAGCGCAGATTTAA